The proteins below come from a single Carnobacterium divergens DSM 20623 genomic window:
- the fabK gene encoding enoyl-[acyl-carrier-protein] reductase FabK, with the protein MQSELCEKLGIKYPIIQGAMAWVANAELASAVSNAGGLGIIASGHAPEEVVREQIRQAKEKTDQPFGVNIMLLSPHVEAVVNAVCEEGVKVVTTGAGSPGKYMKKFREHGIIVIPVVASVALARRMEKDGADAIIVEGMEAGGHIGKLTTMVMVPQVVDAVSIPVIAAGGIGDGRGMAAAFMLGASAVQLGTRFLVAHECTIHQNFKNAVLKARDIDTTVTGQITGHPVRTIRNKLTRLYDKAEKEETSKDQPDFERLEAIGKGALRRAVIDGDMDAGSMMSGQIAGLVKTEQSCEEIIQELMSESQTVIEQQKKAFI; encoded by the coding sequence ATGCAATCAGAATTATGCGAAAAACTTGGAATCAAGTATCCAATCATTCAAGGAGCAATGGCGTGGGTAGCAAATGCAGAACTTGCAAGTGCTGTTTCTAACGCTGGTGGATTGGGGATTATTGCCTCAGGACATGCACCTGAAGAAGTTGTTCGTGAACAGATCAGGCAGGCGAAAGAAAAAACAGATCAACCTTTTGGAGTAAATATTATGTTGCTTTCTCCACATGTGGAGGCAGTGGTGAATGCTGTCTGTGAGGAAGGCGTTAAAGTGGTTACCACAGGCGCTGGAAGTCCAGGGAAATACATGAAAAAGTTCCGTGAACATGGCATTATTGTTATTCCTGTCGTTGCTTCGGTAGCATTAGCTAGACGAATGGAAAAAGACGGTGCGGATGCAATTATTGTTGAGGGAATGGAAGCCGGTGGACATATTGGAAAATTAACAACGATGGTCATGGTTCCTCAAGTAGTGGATGCTGTTTCAATTCCTGTGATTGCAGCAGGTGGAATCGGAGATGGTCGTGGAATGGCAGCAGCCTTTATGTTAGGAGCCTCAGCTGTTCAGCTTGGAACAAGATTCCTCGTTGCCCATGAATGCACGATCCACCAAAACTTTAAAAATGCCGTTTTAAAAGCTAGAGATATCGACACCACGGTTACGGGTCAAATTACTGGACATCCTGTCCGTACAATCCGTAATAAACTAACGCGTCTATATGATAAAGCTGAAAAAGAAGAGACCAGTAAAGATCAACCCGATTTTGAGCGTTTAGAAGCGATTGGTAAAGGTGCCTTAAGACGTGCTGTTATCGATGGAGATATGGATGCGGGGTCAATGATGTCAGGTCAAATTGCTGGACTTGTAAAAACTGAACAGAGCTGTGAAGAAATCATTCAAGAACTAATGTCTGAATCTCAAACAGTGATCGAACAACAAAAAAAAGCCTTTATTTAA
- a CDS encoding acyl carrier protein, whose translation MTFEKIQAIIVDQLGKEEEEVQLTTNFREDLEADSLDLFQIINDIEDEFDIKIESEEGLNTVQDIVNFVEAELKNK comes from the coding sequence ATGACATTCGAAAAAATTCAAGCAATTATTGTAGACCAATTAGGTAAAGAAGAAGAAGAGGTACAATTAACAACAAACTTCCGTGAAGATTTAGAAGCAGATAGTTTAGACTTATTCCAAATCATCAACGACATCGAAGACGAATTTGACATCAAAATCGAATCAGAAGAAGGCTTAAACACAGTTCAAGATATCGTTAACTTTGTAGAAGCTGAATTAAAAAATAAATAA
- a CDS encoding beta-ketoacyl-ACP synthase III, translating into MEAKIISTGSYLPSTRVPNQQLETLMDTNDEWIKSRTGIEARHLSETENTSVLCGKAAIKMLDKANVSALEVDLIIVATMTPDYQTPSTACLVQEYIGARQVMAFDINAACSGFVYALSIAEKMVQSGNFRYALVLGGEVMSKVIDWEDRSTAVLFGDGAGGVLLKGVNEKKSFLAEDIHADGSRGLSLTARHLTTQDPFSKTTDEIQQSDYLKMDGRAIFDFSIRNVPASIRQLAEIGETQLAEVDYYLLHQANYRIVEAIAKKLKLPMSKFKTNMQRYGNTSAASIPILLDEVVSAGELKLGSGQKIVLTGFGGGLTWASILIEL; encoded by the coding sequence ATGGAAGCAAAAATAATTAGCACTGGAAGTTACCTCCCATCAACTAGAGTTCCTAATCAACAATTAGAAACGCTAATGGATACCAATGATGAATGGATAAAATCCAGAACAGGAATTGAAGCGAGGCACTTAAGCGAAACTGAAAATACCTCAGTACTTTGTGGAAAAGCAGCAATCAAAATGCTTGATAAAGCAAACGTATCCGCTTTAGAAGTCGATTTAATTATTGTGGCAACCATGACCCCAGATTATCAGACCCCCTCAACAGCTTGTTTAGTTCAAGAATATATTGGTGCTAGGCAAGTAATGGCCTTTGATATCAATGCAGCGTGTTCAGGTTTTGTCTACGCGCTTTCAATTGCTGAGAAAATGGTGCAAAGTGGAAATTTTCGTTATGCACTTGTTCTAGGCGGAGAAGTGATGTCGAAAGTAATTGATTGGGAAGATAGAAGTACAGCGGTTCTTTTTGGAGATGGCGCAGGAGGCGTGTTATTAAAAGGAGTAAATGAAAAAAAATCATTTCTCGCTGAAGATATTCATGCTGATGGTAGTCGCGGACTTTCATTAACAGCAAGGCATTTAACGACGCAAGATCCTTTTTCAAAAACAACAGACGAGATACAGCAAAGTGATTATTTAAAAATGGATGGGCGAGCAATTTTTGATTTTTCAATCCGAAATGTGCCGGCTAGTATTCGTCAACTTGCTGAAATTGGAGAGACTCAGCTTGCGGAAGTGGATTATTATTTACTTCATCAAGCAAACTATCGAATCGTTGAAGCAATTGCAAAAAAACTAAAACTTCCGATGAGCAAATTCAAAACGAATATGCAACGCTACGGAAACACCTCTGCTGCCAGTATTCCAATTCTATTAGATGAAGTTGTTTCAGCAGGAGAATTGAAATTAGGCAGTGGACAAAAAATTGTATTGACCGGTTTTGGCGGAGGCTTGACATGGGCTTCGATCTTAATCGAGTTATAA
- the fabT gene encoding fatty acid biosynthesis transcriptional regulator FabT, producing the protein MADSFELINDYLVEVFNEILIIEETALQNSSFQDVSIKEMHTVEAIGMYRKRTTSEVARKLSITVGTLTVAVNNLVKKGYVERIRSENDRRVVKLGLTKRGRLLYRLHDKFHKEMVKETVEGMNQEEIEILIKGLGNLHGFLDKTQNKLKEQG; encoded by the coding sequence GTGGCAGACTCATTTGAACTGATTAATGATTACTTAGTTGAAGTGTTTAACGAAATATTGATTATTGAAGAGACAGCATTGCAAAATAGCAGTTTCCAAGATGTATCAATCAAGGAAATGCATACCGTTGAAGCTATTGGTATGTATCGTAAACGAACAACTTCTGAAGTCGCTAGAAAATTATCGATCACTGTTGGAACTTTAACTGTTGCGGTCAACAATTTAGTGAAAAAAGGCTATGTTGAGCGAATTAGAAGTGAAAATGATCGACGAGTAGTAAAGCTTGGACTTACTAAGAGAGGACGATTATTGTATCGTCTTCATGACAAATTCCATAAAGAGATGGTAAAAGAAACCGTAGAAGGAATGAACCAAGAAGAGATTGAAATTCTAATCAAAGGTTTAGGGAATTTACATGGTTTCTTAGATAAAACCCAAAATAAATTGAAAGAACAGGGCTGA
- a CDS encoding response regulator transcription factor, whose amino-acid sequence MKTILIADDDSNINKMVQRFLESLSYRVVTATDGAEAIDAIETHSIDLAILDIMMPLKNGYEVCQEIRQQYSIPIILLTAKGEIVDKEKGFQAGTDDYMTKPFELKELEFRMNALFRRYQIPNNPLITIGKLTIDQKNYLVTLGSKELFLPLKEFELLTKLASYPKKIFTRDELIESIWGMDYEGNDRTVDVHIKRLREHLTKDSGVAITTIRGLGYRLEEQV is encoded by the coding sequence ATGAAAACAATTTTAATTGCCGATGATGATTCAAATATTAATAAAATGGTTCAGCGTTTTCTTGAATCATTGTCTTATCGGGTAGTGACTGCAACAGATGGAGCTGAGGCTATTGATGCTATCGAAACCCATTCGATTGATTTAGCGATTTTAGATATTATGATGCCTCTAAAGAACGGATATGAAGTTTGTCAGGAAATTCGACAACAGTACAGCATTCCGATTATTTTATTGACTGCAAAAGGAGAAATTGTAGATAAAGAAAAAGGGTTCCAAGCAGGGACTGATGATTACATGACCAAACCTTTTGAATTAAAAGAACTTGAATTTAGAATGAATGCACTGTTTAGACGGTATCAAATTCCGAACAACCCGTTAATTACCATTGGAAAACTAACGATTGATCAAAAGAATTATCTTGTGACCCTAGGAAGTAAAGAGCTTTTTCTTCCATTAAAGGAATTTGAATTGCTAACGAAACTTGCCAGCTATCCTAAAAAAATTTTTACTCGTGATGAATTGATTGAATCTATTTGGGGTATGGATTACGAAGGAAATGACAGAACTGTAGACGTTCATATCAAACGATTACGAGAGCATCTGACCAAGGATTCTGGTGTTGCGATTACTACTATTCGCGGGCTTGGCTATCGATTGGAGGAGCAGGTATGA